The following nucleotide sequence is from Chloracidobacterium validum.
GCCATAGCAAAAGCCAAACTCACGCGCCAAATGAAAGGTGAGTCGCCCAACCCGCAGCACATAGCCTTGCTGCCGGATGGTTTCGATGACGGGACTGCCAAAGTCGCAGTCCACTGCGCGTCGCGTCGCGGCTTGGACAGGCAGCCGTGCCCGAGACATGGCGACTTCTGATGACCTGACCGCAACCTGACTTACCATGGCCGAACGTCCTTGTCTTGCAGGATGGCTTGGGGGCAAGACCGACGCGATCGCGCCTGGCGGTCACGACGTAACCAGAAATCTAACCGTCCACACCAGGCCCGCCAAGCCAAAAAGACGGAAGCCTTCCGTGGTGGCCGGCATTGCCACCCAGGAGCTTTTTAGGATGCCAGACCCACCACTTGGTCTGAAGCCGGTGGTTCAAATGACTGTCTGAACAGTCAGGTTGGGCCAGTGGCGCAGACAGGAATGCCTATGCCAGGTTTCAAGCCTGCGCCAAGGCTATGGCGCGGCGCTTGACAATTCAGGTGTTTCCAGTTGGGAGGTGGACTGCTCCGTGACCTTCGGGCCGTAGGCAATGGCCAGAGGCGGACGCGGTGCGCCATCGTCCGTAACCGGTGGGCTGCTGTCTTTGGCAAAGCTGACCTTCACGGCCGTTCGGCGGGCCGCCGCCGCGCCCGCCATCTGTCCAGTGCCGTCCACCGTGGCTGGCTCGGTCGGTGGTGCTGGCGAAGGGGCTGGGGTGGCCGGAGTAGGAGCTGGTTTGCCGGCGTTTTGGATAAACGCCAGAAGTTGCTTGAATGGGCTGCCTTGTTCGACCATACGATCAATGGCCTGGAGGAGAAATGCTCTGGCGGCCGGGTTCTCGCTCACGGTGATGAGCAGCTTGTTGAGCGCCTCGATGAGCGCCGTAATTTGCCCGATGTCTTCGACTTTGGGGATCCGGTCCACCAGCTTTGAGAGTGTTTCATCAAGCCCAATGGACTTGCCTAGGTCGGTTGGAAACGTTCCGATGGCGTCTTTGGCCGCCTGCGCTACGCGATACACGGCATAGCTCGTGTTTGAAACAGGGCGTCCGGTGCCAAACGGCGAGTCAAGCGACGGTTCTTTGGTTGCCGCTTCCTGGGGTGGGACTGGGTGTGCCGTTGGCGCCGGGGTCGGCGCTTTGAATGGCGTGCCCCGCTTGGCGTGCGCCTCCTGGACGATGGCTCGGATGCGTTCAATGCGCGCGACGATTTCATCTGGCAAGGTGACTGGGCCGGCGGCCGTGGCGGAAGCCCCAAGCGGCTGGGCTGCCTTCGGCTTGTCAGACTGTCCGGCGTTCCAGGTGGCTAGGGCTTTCGTCAACTCAAACAGCTCCCCAAGGGCGGGGAGGTCCATGATCGGCAGCAAGTCAACCCGCGCCGTGAGTGCCTTGGGAACGGCCGGCGGCGTAAACTCCAGCGCCAACTCACCGTGCAGCGTATCGGCTGCCTTGGCGCTCAGACGCACGCCGCGATAGTCCAGGCGGTCGAGAACATCCGACTGCAAGCCGCGCGCCCAAAGAATAAAGTGCTGGTCGGTCAGAATGACATAATCGTGCAGCGTCAACCCACCGACCCGCTTGCCGTCACCGTCAAAGACGATGCCATCGAAGAGCGCAATCACGACCTCATCTGGTTCACGATGGTAGCGAAAAAACTCTTCGACATGTTTCCGTTCGACGTTTTTGCCGATATAAGGGACAGGCAACTCCAATGCGACGTTGGCCATCGTCGTTTCTCCTCAAACCGCTAGGTCGGGCCGCTGGGTCTGGATGAACGCGGCTCGTGAACGTGGTGGATGGGGGGAGTTTGACGGCGCTGCCAGCCAAGGCCGCGCGCCAAGCTCCCTTGCCCGCGGTTATCCTTCCGCCGTGAAGCGGGAGGCGGTGGTCTTGCTCGCTGCCGGAGCGCCTACGCTGCGCCGTGCGCCGCCGCCGTCATAGAGGTTGTCAAACATGCGGCCCTGAATGCGGTCGAAGTTATAGGCAATGGCGCGGTAAATGTCGCCAACGAGGTTGATGTGACCCTCGAGGTTGATCTCGCCGATTTCGACGATGGAGTCCACGACTTTTTTGAACTGACCCATAGCAACAAGTCCTCCGAAGTTCGGATGGAAAGGAAGTGAGCTGAACTTTGGGGACGTAAAACCTGTGCGCCATCAACCGGCCGTGAGGCCCGTTCAGTCCTCGCCGCCAACCGAACTGGAAGGTGTCCGGTCGGTCAGCATCCCGGTATGACGATTCCCAGGCCGTGCTTCAGCCAACACCGACCGGGGCTTCAAAACAAATACTTAGCCACTCGTTCTGATACTCGGCATGACTTGGCTCCAAGCCAATCATCGAGGTTGGCAAGCCGACCATGCGGCGCTGATTGCCAATCTGGATGACGAGTTCATCTCCAGCAATCCACGTTTCGAGCCGGTCTGGCTCCAGAAACGGCAGCCGGATGCGGATGCGGCAGTCATGCTCCGATTTACACATCTCAAAGGGACGCTCGCCGTAAAGCCGCGCGGCGGGGTCGGTGTCTCCAAACAAGTCTTGGGCGAGCACCCGCAGCCGATCCAGCCCGACGACTTCTGAACCGTACATCGGCGCCCGCAGAATTGGCAACGGCTGAAACGAGTCTTCAATCTCGGACAGATACCGCTGCTGCACCGCTTTCCACCCTTCCAAAAAGCCACTGTTTTCGTTCACGGGCAAGAGCCGGTTGACCACGATGCCGTCCGAAAGCAAGCCGTAGAGGTTCAGGTAGGTCAGCGCACGCTTGGACTCCTTGATGGCCATTTTCTCGGCATTCATCACGAGCCGCACCGTCGTGGTTGTGCCGTCGCACAGAATGTCGTGCATGGCTTCGAGGTTGCGAAACATGCGATCGACTTCTGAAAACACCTTTTCCGAAGCCATGTATTTGCGCAGCCCAGGCGTGGCGTTGGCCAGCGGACGGACAATCGGGCGCACGATTGAAGATTCCAGCCCGCGGACAAGTCGGATGACCCAGCTCATCGTCTGCGGCATCGAGAGCAGACGCAAGGTCTCGCCGGTGGGCGCGGCGTCCACGATGAGCAGGTCATACTCGCCGCTTTCGCGGTATTTGCGGATGCGCGTCAGGCTAAATAGCTCCTCCATGCCGGGGAGAATGGCGGATTCATCTGCCAGGACGCCATCCACGCCTTGACCGGCCAGGATTTCGGCAAAGTGGGTACGGACGACGCCCCAGTTTTCTTCCAGGTCTTGATAGACATTCGTTTCGAGCGCATCGAGTCGGTCCAGAATGCGGAGTGGTTCTGGTCCGAGTGGAATGTCAAGCGAATCCGAAAGGCTGTGGGCCGGGTCGGTACTCATCACCAGCGTTCGCAGTCCGCGCTCGGCTGCCAAGAGCGCCGTCGCGGCGGCAACACTGGTTTTTCCAACTCCGCCCTTACCTGTGTAAATGATGATTCTCATACGTTCCGTGTTCTCATTGCGTGCAAATCGGCGCTCAAAAAGTTTGTGTCAAGCGCGCGTCAGGGGCGTCGTCTGCGCCAGGCAGTTCAGCGAATCGCAATCGCATAGGCCATCATGCCCAGCACGTAGAGGGTTGTTCCCGTTGCGTTGTACCATGGCGCGCGGGCTTCGGGGTCGCGGATGAGCTTGACCTGCAACGGAAGCTGCGCCACCAGCAATCCCATCAGGACGGCGGCCCACAGCCAAGCCCCATACCACGCCAACAAGCCGACGCACAGCAGTTGCGGAATGTTCATCACATAACACGCCACCCGCGCGGCGCGTGGAATGCCAAGCTGAACCGGTACTGAGCGAATGCCCAGCGCCGTATCACCAGGCACGCTCTTGAAGTCATTCAGGGTCATGATTCCGTGCGCCCCGATGCTGTAGAGCACCGCCCCGGCAATGCTGGCCGGAGGAAACGCGCCCGATACCGCAAGGCAGCCGGTTGCCCAGGCGACGCCTTCATAGGCAAAGCTGACGAGTCCATTCCCGAACCAGCCGTTGCGCTTGCCGCGCACCGGCGGCGCGCTGTACAGCAGCGACATGACAAAGGCGGCGACCGTGATGAGCAGCACCGGCCACGCTCCAACCACCCACGCCATGGCAAACGAGGCCACCGTCAGCAATGCGCAGATCAGGATGCCCTGCGTCTCCGTGATGCGCCCCGAAGGAAAGGGACGCTGGGGTTCATTGAGGCGGTCCACCTCGCGGTCGCAGTAGTCGTTCATGACCTGCGACATCGAACACATCAGCGGCCCGGCCAGGATCGCGCCCAAGAAAAGTTGCCAGAGAAAGTCGCCAGTTGGGGCTGCCCCGCTACTGATCGCGCCGCAGAGAAACGCCCACATCGGAGCAAACCACGTGAGCGGCTTCATGAGTTCCAGCACCGCCCGCCAGAAGTCAGCCCGCGAGTTTAGGAGTGGCACGGAATAGGCTTGTGGTGCGTATTGATTGTCCATTGGCGTCAGCAGCCGGTTCTTCATAGGCTGACCGGGAGCGGTGAAGGGTTGAGGTGAGCAGCGTGGTGGGACGTTTCCCTTCCAACTTCGCTCATGGTCGGGCTGACCGCAACGGAAACTTTGCCGGTCGAAAGGTTTTCGCCCGACATGCTAACGTTATTCGTCCGGCGGGCCCGGACCGCGCCTGGGCTAGCCGGGCGTAATCTTGAAATCATTGTGAAGACTTGAGATGCCTAACCAAGCACCGTGGCTGAGGATTGTGGTGGGATTGGCGCTGGCCGTCGGGAGCGGGCTGGCGGCAGGGTTTCCGGCCGAGGCTCAGCGGTCGGGACGCGCGCCGGCGCGTCCGGCGCCGCAACGCGCGGCCCAACCCAAGCCGCCGCCGATTCCGGTGGTGGGTGCTTCCTCGCTTCAGGCGGTGGTCGAGCGCCTGTCGGCCCGTCCGGCTCTCCAGGGCGCGCGGCTCGGCGTACGGATTGAAGACGCGGAAACCGGAGAAGTGCTGGCGGATGTGGCCGGTGAAAAACGGTTCCTTCCGGCCTCCAATATGAAGCTCCTGACGACGGCGGCGGCGCTCGACGTGCTCGGGCCGGACTTTCGGGTGCGGACTTCGGTTTACGTCCCGGCGCTGGACGGCAACGGCACGGTTCCCGGCGACCTCATCCTGGTTGGACGCGGCGACCCAACGCTTTCCGACCGCTACAACAGCGACAAGAAAGACACCCGTTTGACGCCGCTCGAAACCTTGGCCGACCAGGTTGTGGCGGCAGGCGTCAAGGACATCACCGGCGATATTGTCGGGGATGAAAGCTATTTCCGCGCCGCGCCGTTGGGCGATGGTTGGGGATGGGATGACTTGCAGTGGTACTACGGCGCGGAGGTCAGCGCCCTGTCCGCAGCAGATAACCATGTGACCCTGACGGTCGCTCCGACGCGGCCCGGTGAAAAGGTGGCCGTGACGTTCACACCGGCCACGAACTACGTCACCATTCGCAATGAAGCCGTCACCTCGGCCGGCAAGGAAACCGATACCTTTGGCATTCACCGCGGCTTGGCGGACAATGTCATCGAGCTGTATGGGGCGCTGCCGCCGAACGGCGGACGCGAGCTGGGCGTGGCGATTCACGATCCGGCCCGCTTCACAGCCCACCTCTTTCGGGAGATGCTGACCCGCCGGGGCGTGGTCGTGCGGGGTGGTGTCCGGCGCGCCGATGCCAACTTCCGGCAGCGACAGCCACTTGCCACCGAAACCCTCAAAGAAATTGCTTCCATCGAGTCGCCACCCTTGGCGGCCTGGGTGCGGACGACGAACAAAATCAGTTCCAACCTGTTTGCCGAAATGCTGCTGCGGCATCTGGGCAAGGCACGCGGCGCGAGCGACAAAGATACGGATGCTGCCGGCTGTGAGGTCGTGGCCGAGTTTCTGTCCCGTGCCGGAGCGCCGGTCGCCGAGCTGAAGGTTCGGGATGGTTCGGGGCTATCACGCCTCGACAATGTCACCCCGGCGGCGCTGACGGCGCTGCTGCGTTACATGCGAAAGCATCCGGCGTGGGAAGTGTTTTACGATTCGCTCCCGATTGCCGGGCAGGACGGCACGCTCCGCCACCGGATGAAGGGAACGCGCGCGGCGGAAAATCTCCGGGCAAAGACTGGGACGCTGGACGATGTCAGCGCCCTGGCCGGTTATGTCACGGCCGCCAATGGGCGGGTTTTGGTCTTTAGTTTTGTGGCCAATTACCTCAACACCGCCCGGACGGCCGGCGTCACTGCCGGGGATGATTTAGGTCAGGCCATGGCCGAATATACCGGCGCGGCGGCGCCCAAGCCCGCGGCCGAGACCCCTACGGAGCAACCATGAGCAAGCGCTACACTATCGTCCTGCTGGCCGGGTTGGCCTTGCTAGGGATCGGCGGCGGGGCTTTTGCGGCGGGCGTGCTGGCCGGTCGGGAACTTTCGGCCCGCGAGGCCCAACGCGGCATCCAGCAGGCGCTGGGCGGCCGCTATGCCCGGAACAGCATTCATATCCGGCGCGTCTTGCCCGGCTTCTCTTCCAGCGATGCCATTGTCGAGGCCCAGGTCGAGGCGACATTCAAGTTTACCCGGACGGCGCAGGGCTGGCAGGCGACGGAAGTTCGGCTCGCCGACCGTGACTGGCGGAAGTTGGATGTGCTGACCCG
It contains:
- a CDS encoding bacteriochlorophyll c-binding family protein; translated protein: MGQFKKVVDSIVEIGEINLEGHINLVGDIYRAIAYNFDRIQGRMFDNLYDGGGARRSVGAPAASKTTASRFTAEG
- a CDS encoding ArsA family ATPase is translated as MRIIIYTGKGGVGKTSVAAATALLAAERGLRTLVMSTDPAHSLSDSLDIPLGPEPLRILDRLDALETNVYQDLEENWGVVRTHFAEILAGQGVDGVLADESAILPGMEELFSLTRIRKYRESGEYDLLIVDAAPTGETLRLLSMPQTMSWVIRLVRGLESSIVRPIVRPLANATPGLRKYMASEKVFSEVDRMFRNLEAMHDILCDGTTTTVRLVMNAEKMAIKESKRALTYLNLYGLLSDGIVVNRLLPVNENSGFLEGWKAVQQRYLSEIEDSFQPLPILRAPMYGSEVVGLDRLRVLAQDLFGDTDPAARLYGERPFEMCKSEHDCRIRIRLPFLEPDRLETWIAGDELVIQIGNQRRMVGLPTSMIGLEPSHAEYQNEWLSICFEAPVGVG
- the chlG gene encoding chlorophyll synthase ChlG, with translation MKNRLLTPMDNQYAPQAYSVPLLNSRADFWRAVLELMKPLTWFAPMWAFLCGAISSGAAPTGDFLWQLFLGAILAGPLMCSMSQVMNDYCDREVDRLNEPQRPFPSGRITETQGILICALLTVASFAMAWVVGAWPVLLITVAAFVMSLLYSAPPVRGKRNGWFGNGLVSFAYEGVAWATGCLAVSGAFPPASIAGAVLYSIGAHGIMTLNDFKSVPGDTALGIRSVPVQLGIPRAARVACYVMNIPQLLCVGLLAWYGAWLWAAVLMGLLVAQLPLQVKLIRDPEARAPWYNATGTTLYVLGMMAYAIAIR
- the dacB gene encoding D-alanyl-D-alanine carboxypeptidase/D-alanyl-D-alanine endopeptidase, which codes for MPNQAPWLRIVVGLALAVGSGLAAGFPAEAQRSGRAPARPAPQRAAQPKPPPIPVVGASSLQAVVERLSARPALQGARLGVRIEDAETGEVLADVAGEKRFLPASNMKLLTTAAALDVLGPDFRVRTSVYVPALDGNGTVPGDLILVGRGDPTLSDRYNSDKKDTRLTPLETLADQVVAAGVKDITGDIVGDESYFRAAPLGDGWGWDDLQWYYGAEVSALSAADNHVTLTVAPTRPGEKVAVTFTPATNYVTIRNEAVTSAGKETDTFGIHRGLADNVIELYGALPPNGGRELGVAIHDPARFTAHLFREMLTRRGVVVRGGVRRADANFRQRQPLATETLKEIASIESPPLAAWVRTTNKISSNLFAEMLLRHLGKARGASDKDTDAAGCEVVAEFLSRAGAPVAELKVRDGSGLSRLDNVTPAALTALLRYMRKHPAWEVFYDSLPIAGQDGTLRHRMKGTRAAENLRAKTGTLDDVSALAGYVTAANGRVLVFSFVANYLNTARTAGVTAGDDLGQAMAEYTGAAAPKPAAETPTEQP